A window of the Bacteriovorax sp. PP10 genome harbors these coding sequences:
- a CDS encoding SCO family protein has translation MKSFWLIFWALSFGYPVYRTLNRTLPPPLPVYYKVPEFTLTNEFGKPFGTKELEGKFYIANFMFTSCPTSCPALMDKMDLVQKRIRGLGTKAAIVTFTVDPEVDTVPTLYKYARKRHSNPFIWNYLTGTKAALEKVIIAGYKVPMGNKEPVEKQLAEGKITLFDIAHSEKLVLVDDRGQIRGYYGTERVEMDRMMIDLGLLVNNSFSRAQPAPVKR, from the coding sequence ATGAAATCATTCTGGTTAATTTTTTGGGCACTGTCTTTCGGCTATCCTGTGTACAGAACATTGAATCGTACTCTTCCGCCACCTCTTCCTGTTTACTACAAGGTTCCGGAATTCACTTTAACAAATGAATTTGGAAAACCTTTCGGAACAAAAGAGCTTGAAGGAAAATTCTACATTGCTAACTTCATGTTCACATCATGCCCAACAAGCTGCCCAGCTTTAATGGATAAGATGGACCTGGTTCAAAAAAGAATCAGAGGACTAGGAACAAAAGCAGCGATAGTAACTTTCACAGTCGATCCTGAAGTGGACACGGTTCCAACACTTTATAAGTACGCTAGAAAAAGACACTCAAACCCTTTCATCTGGAACTACTTAACAGGAACAAAAGCGGCCCTGGAAAAAGTTATCATCGCCGGCTACAAAGTTCCGATGGGAAACAAAGAACCAGTTGAAAAACAATTGGCCGAAGGAAAAATTACTTTATTTGATATTGCCCACTCTGAGAAACTTGTCCTGGTCGATGACCGCGGACAAATCAGAGGATACTACGGAACTGAAAGAGTTGAGATGGACCGCATGATGATTGATCTTGGACTCTTAGTTAACAACAGCTTCAGTAGGGCACAACCAGCACCAGTAAAAAGATAG
- a CDS encoding cytochrome C oxidase subunit IV family protein, with the protein MSDHKHEHKSHTKEYVIVFFVLTFLTLLELMIPGSKIESHHKMIGLIGLAMGKACIVAYFYMHLKEETRWMKLIACIPLSAALYAAGLILESMYR; encoded by the coding sequence ATGTCTGACCATAAACACGAACACAAAAGTCACACGAAAGAATACGTTATTGTATTTTTTGTTCTAACTTTTTTAACCCTTCTTGAATTGATGATCCCAGGATCAAAAATCGAGTCTCACCATAAAATGATCGGACTTATCGGTCTAGCAATGGGGAAGGCATGTATCGTTGCTTATTTTTATATGCACTTAAAAGAAGAAACTCGCTGGATGAAACTTATCGCCTGCATTCCTCTTTCTGCAGCTCTATACGCTGCCGGCCTAATCCTAGAATCAATGTACAGATAA